The Campylobacter concisus sequence AATTTGATCATTTAGAACGCAATACATCGGATAGATGCTGACTTCATTTGCAAAAAGTTTTGTGGAAAATAAAAAAAAGAGTATAAAAAAGATGGAGCGGGAAACGAGATTCGAACTCGCGACCCCAACCTTGGCAAGGTTGTGCTCTACCCCTGAGCTATTCCCGCAGTTAAAATGAAGTCCGCATTCTATCAGATTGTTTTTCATTTGTCAAGATTTTATGGAAGTTTTATAAGAGAAATTTCACTATTTTGTAAAATTTCGCTTTGATCTGGGCTAGTTAAAAACATAAAAGTGCTTTTTAAAATATGATCTATCATGCCAGAGCCGTATTTTCCACTATTTGTTGCTATAAATTTATCATTTTCAATATTTCCAAAAATAGCATTGATCCTACCTGATTTTACCTTTAAACTTTGTGCATTTATAGCATTTTGCATCACAAAGCAATCCTCTTTTAAAAGAGGCAAAACAAGCATCATCATGCAAACATAAGCTGCCATTGGATTTCCAGGAAGGACAAAAATAAGTTTGCCATCTTTTTCATAAGCCTTGCAAGGTTTGCCAGGTCTTATATCAATATGTGAAAAAATTTCATTGTATCCAAGCTCGATTAGAGCTATTTTCATAAAGTCAGCCTCCCCAGCACTTGCTCCGCCAGAGCAGACAATGATGTCATAGTTTGTAGTATTTAAAAACGCCTGTTTTACGGCGTCTAAATTATCTTTTATGATGCCAAGATATGAGCTATCTTGCCCTATGGAGCTTAAAAGTGCAGCGATGCCAAAGGCATTTGCATTGTAAATTTCATCCTCGCTCGCTCTTTGCCAAGGCTCGATGATCTCGTTTCCACTTGAATAAATTCCAACACTAGGCTGTTTTTTAACATTTATAAAACTTATGCCCTGTGCTGCTAGCATCATTATGCCTCTAGTGTTTAAAACCTCGCCACTTTTTAGCAAAATTTCACCAATCTTTACCTCTTCGCCTTTAAAGCGATACCCATCACCTTTTTTAAGATTATTTGGTGCTTTTATAAAATTTCCTTCAACAACACAATCCTCAATCTTTATGATTGTATCAGTACCCTTTGGCATCTTCGCGCCAGTCATTATCTTAACGCACTCATTTTTGCCGATGCTTAGCTGCTCTTTATCGCCTGCAAAGGCACTTGCAACTATTTTATATGGCTTATTTTTATCTTCAAATTTCACAGCAAAGCCATCAAGCGCAGAGTTATCAAAACATGGTAAGTCTTTTACCGCCACTACATCATTTGCCAATGTTTTACCAAGAGCCATACTGATAGGCAAAATTTCACTATCTATTTTTAATTTAAATTTAGATTTAAGCGCATCTAATGCATCATTTAGTAGCATTTTTACTCCTCAAGCCTAATAATATTTGCACCAAGGCCTTGAAATTTCTCTTCTAAATTTTCATATCCTCTATCAAGGTGATAAATTCTATGTACCAAACTTTCACCATTTGCTATAAGAGCAGCTAGTATCAGCGCTGAGCTTGCTCTAAGATCTGTCGCCATCACATCGGCTGCATTTAGCTTAGCTGGTGCATAAACACTTGCAATATGTCCATTTAATTTAATATCCGCTCCCATTCTAGCAAGCTCACTAACGTGCATAAAGCGGTTTTCAAAAAGCCTCTCATCTATCGTGCTAACGCCATTTGCTGCAAGGCAAAGCGCCATAAATTGAGCTTGCATATCTGTTGGAAAGCCCGGATACTCGGTGGTTCTTATCTCCACTGGTTTTATCTCTTTTGCTGGCAATATCGTGATCTTATCGCCGTCTACTTCGATACCAAAGCCCATCTCTTCAAATTTATTTAAAATGGCTGTCATGTGTGCAGCATTTGCCTTTGTGACTGAAATTTTGCTATTTGTTATAGCTCCAGCACAAAGATATGTGCCAGCTTCGATCCTATCAGGAATTACTTCAATATCGCAAATTTCAAGCAATTTTTGGCCACTTCCAGTTATCTTTAGCTCGCTTGTGCCGATGCCTTCTATTTTAACACCACTCTTAGCCAAAATTTCACAAATTTGCACCACTTCAGGCTCAAGCGCCACGTTAAAAAGTTCTGTCGTGCCGTGGGCTAGGGCTGCAGCCATGATGATATTTTCACTACCAGTTACGGTGATCTTATCAAAAACGATCTTTGCACCTTTTAGTCCATTTGGTGCTGTTGCGACGACATAGCCTTGCTTTATTTCGATATTTGCTCCCATTTTTTCAAGCGCATTTAGATGCAGATCAATAGGTCTTTGTCCGATCGCACATCCTCCAGGTAGGCTCACTTCGCAGTGGCCAAAGCGTGCAAGAAGCGGTCCAAGTGTCAAGATGGAAGCGCGCATTTTTCTAACGATATCATAGTTTGCAGTTGTTGAGCTTACACTGCTTGTGTCTATGCTTAGTGAGTTTTTATCTTTAAATTCGCACTTTGCTCCTAGGTTAGTTAGCAGTTGGCAAAGCGTTTTTATATCAGCGACATTTGGGATATTTGTTAAATTTACACTTTTTTTTGCAAGTAAGGTTAGGGCGATGATCGGTAGAGCAGCATTTTTGGCACCGCTTATTTTTACTTCGCCACTTAATTTGGCATTTCCTTTTATCTTTAAATAGTGCATCATTGTTTTTTGCCTTAAGAAAATATGTTTTTTGCCGATATTATATTGCTTTTTAACTTAGAATAAAGAAAGCAAAGCACTATTTCCGGTTCATTTACGTTTAAAAGTTAAAATTGCAAACACTAAAATTTTGGATATAAATATGTCAAATTCAATAAATAAAAAAATCTTTTTTATACTTAGCATTATATTTTTTACAGGTTGTTCTTTTACCTCTAACCAACCGACAACTCCGCAAAATGAAACAAATCAAACCGTAACTTCAAGTGTTGATTTTAGTGAGCAAATGATTGGTGAAATCATAGATGAAGATAATGATAGAGAAGATAAAAAATTTGGTTCTTTTTTTAAAAAATACCTAAATACAAGAGCGGGCGGCGATTGCTCAGGATTTGTTTCTATCGTAAATGCAAAGTATCAAAATATGTATTTTGATGAAAAGACAATAAATCGCTACTACGATAATGGCGGTAGAAAGTCAAAAGCGATCTATAATTTTTATGAAAGTAAGAATTTAATTACTCATAAAAATCCAAAAATAGGTGATCTTGTATTTTTTTCAAATACTCTTGGCAAGGGCATTCAGAAAAATAAAGATAAGAAAAATATCACTCATGTTGGCATAGTTACAGCTGTTCTTGGCGATGAGACGGTAAAATTTATACATAATTCTGGCGGAAAGATAATTCATAGCTATATGAATCTAAAACAAAAAAACGTGCATCTAAAAGGAAATCAAGAGATAAATAGCTACCTTGTAAGGTGTTCAAACTCAAGTTGCTTGGCAGCAAATAGATTTGCTGGATATGGCAAAGCAAAATAAATCAGAAATTTTTACTAAAAACCTTTTAAAACAAATACTAGGCTCAAATTTTAAGCATTATTTATATAAATTTACACTCGTAAATACAGATTTATATAAAGAGAAAATATGAATTTTTTTGATGAAATTTGGGAAATTTTAAATGAAGGCGAGATTGGGCTTAAATTTTTAAAATTTGAGCTATTTTATGAGAAATTTAAACGAGATTTTAATATAAATTTTTACGAAAGCTCTAAGCCAAACGAGCTAATAACGCCAAGCTACGCAAAATTTTGTGAAGTGGTTAGTATGAAAGAGCTAAACAAAAAAGTA is a genomic window containing:
- a CDS encoding molybdopterin molybdotransferase MoeA — its product is MLLNDALDALKSKFKLKIDSEILPISMALGKTLANDVVAVKDLPCFDNSALDGFAVKFEDKNKPYKIVASAFAGDKEQLSIGKNECVKIMTGAKMPKGTDTIIKIEDCVVEGNFIKAPNNLKKGDGYRFKGEEVKIGEILLKSGEVLNTRGIMMLAAQGISFINVKKQPSVGIYSSGNEIIEPWQRASEDEIYNANAFGIAALLSSIGQDSSYLGIIKDNLDAVKQAFLNTTNYDIIVCSGGASAGEADFMKIALIELGYNEIFSHIDIRPGKPCKAYEKDGKLIFVLPGNPMAAYVCMMMLVLPLLKEDCFVMQNAINAQSLKVKSGRINAIFGNIENDKFIATNSGKYGSGMIDHILKSTFMFLTSPDQSEILQNSEISLIKLP
- a CDS encoding NlpC/P60 family protein; translation: MSNSINKKIFFILSIIFFTGCSFTSNQPTTPQNETNQTVTSSVDFSEQMIGEIIDEDNDREDKKFGSFFKKYLNTRAGGDCSGFVSIVNAKYQNMYFDEKTINRYYDNGGRKSKAIYNFYESKNLITHKNPKIGDLVFFSNTLGKGIQKNKDKKNITHVGIVTAVLGDETVKFIHNSGGKIIHSYMNLKQKNVHLKGNQEINSYLVRCSNSSCLAANRFAGYGKAK
- the murA gene encoding UDP-N-acetylglucosamine 1-carboxyvinyltransferase; the protein is MMHYLKIKGNAKLSGEVKISGAKNAALPIIALTLLAKKSVNLTNIPNVADIKTLCQLLTNLGAKCEFKDKNSLSIDTSSVSSTTANYDIVRKMRASILTLGPLLARFGHCEVSLPGGCAIGQRPIDLHLNALEKMGANIEIKQGYVVATAPNGLKGAKIVFDKITVTGSENIIMAAALAHGTTELFNVALEPEVVQICEILAKSGVKIEGIGTSELKITGSGQKLLEICDIEVIPDRIEAGTYLCAGAITNSKISVTKANAAHMTAILNKFEEMGFGIEVDGDKITILPAKEIKPVEIRTTEYPGFPTDMQAQFMALCLAANGVSTIDERLFENRFMHVSELARMGADIKLNGHIASVYAPAKLNAADVMATDLRASSALILAALIANGESLVHRIYHLDRGYENLEEKFQGLGANIIRLEE